One window from the genome of Candidatus Chlorohelix allophototropha encodes:
- a CDS encoding transposase has translation MTNWVISNKLADSQPASGGQAGKAGMKLQITYDYLQQQVEVVTAQAALEPDQSFEDKLEKLPEGSLVLFDLGYCTLERLKRLMAAHYFVSRLPPKVHLYEQGSNQPLALGSELRRRGGTCAGTVIELRVEVGQKERLKLRVVWNAPYMTRPHSSCF, from the coding sequence TTGACAAACTGGGTCATTTCAAACAAACTGGCGGATAGTCAGCCTGCCAGTGGTGGACAGGCTGGCAAAGCCGGTATGAAGTTACAAATAACCTATGATTATTTGCAGCAGCAAGTGGAGGTTGTGACGGCACAAGCGGCGCTGGAACCAGATCAGAGCTTTGAAGATAAGTTGGAAAAATTACCGGAAGGCAGTTTGGTACTGTTTGATTTGGGTTATTGCACCCTGGAACGGCTAAAACGGCTGATGGCAGCTCATTATTTTGTGAGCCGCTTGCCCCCCAAGGTGCATTTGTATGAGCAGGGGAGTAACCAGCCCCTGGCTTTAGGGTCGGAATTAAGGCGCAGAGGAGGTACCTGCGCAGGAACAGTAATAGAGTTAAGAGTGGAAGTAGGGCAAAAAGAACGGTTGAAGTTACGGGTAGTGTGGAATGCCCCCTATATGACCAGACCACATTCTAGCTGCTTTTGA
- a CDS encoding Asp23/Gls24 family envelope stress response protein: protein MKNKSGLESFGAATGQTPPPPALDNLGKVEISPEAIATVAANAVMEKGYGVVGIAAPRLKNGRAEMLPTPRSKDGILVRIENNEIIIDLFVIIQYGIRISEVAHNIMQNVKFEVESHLGMAVSQVNVNVQGLHKE, encoded by the coding sequence ATGAAGAACAAATCAGGGTTGGAGAGTTTTGGGGCGGCAACAGGGCAAACACCACCACCGCCGGCGTTAGATAATCTTGGGAAAGTTGAGATCTCTCCCGAAGCCATTGCTACGGTAGCTGCCAACGCGGTTATGGAAAAAGGTTATGGTGTTGTTGGCATCGCTGCGCCACGCTTAAAAAATGGACGCGCTGAAATGCTACCGACTCCTCGTTCAAAAGATGGTATCTTGGTAAGAATTGAGAATAATGAAATCATTATTGACCTCTTTGTTATCATACAGTATGGCATCCGCATCAGCGAAGTAGCTCATAACATTATGCAAAATGTTAAATTCGAAGTTGAAAGCCACCTGGGTATGGCTGTATCTCAGGTAAATGTGAATGTGCAAGGCTTGCATAAGGAGTAA
- a CDS encoding TetR/AcrR family transcriptional regulator, whose amino-acid sequence MTDSSDTPKSSGIGSLSLKERQRQERLELILQATETALLEKGYHEMSLDEIAAQVGIAKATIYLHFSSKEELVISLLKRALEASLHDLEQVVMKPISARARMEQIVGLSCKGKKKEHGQLFFALITGTNLRKEVIEKQLSWGDYLKKVVTLISKVLEDGKSSGEINPAIPTELLQFTLMAFLSRPGMETPFEQQPEEYAKQVLEILFKGIGNPDQILNRN is encoded by the coding sequence ATGACCGATAGTAGTGACACACCCAAAAGCAGCGGAATCGGTTCACTTTCTTTGAAAGAACGGCAGCGTCAGGAAAGGCTTGAGCTTATTTTGCAAGCCACTGAAACAGCTTTGCTGGAAAAAGGTTATCACGAGATGTCCCTCGATGAAATTGCTGCGCAAGTTGGCATTGCTAAGGCTACCATATACTTGCATTTTTCCAGTAAAGAAGAACTGGTTATTTCGCTTTTAAAGCGCGCCTTAGAAGCTTCTTTGCACGACTTAGAACAGGTCGTTATGAAACCGATATCCGCCAGAGCGCGCATGGAGCAAATAGTAGGTCTCTCTTGCAAGGGCAAGAAAAAGGAACACGGACAACTGTTTTTTGCGCTCATCACAGGTACTAACCTTCGTAAAGAAGTTATCGAAAAACAACTTTCTTGGGGTGATTACCTGAAGAAGGTTGTAACCCTTATTAGTAAGGTGCTAGAAGATGGTAAAAGTTCAGGGGAAATAAACCCGGCAATTCCGACCGAGTTGCTTCAATTTACTCTTATGGCATTTTTATCTCGACCCGGTATGGAAACCCCTTTCGAGCAGCAACCGGAAGAGTATGCCAAGCAGGTATTAGAAATCTTGTTCAAAGGCATTGGTAACCCCGACCAAATTTTAAATAGAAATTAA
- a CDS encoding DegV family protein, giving the protein MGQTVKIVTDSTSDMSQEEAAKYGITVVPLTVNMDDQIYRDGIDILPPEFYKRLPKLSKMPTTSQPPVGLFQQTFEKLTSDGSQVISLHISGDLSGTFNSASLAAQGFAPGQVTVIDTRWVTAALALPVIKAAELARSGKEAPEIIQTIKDTLPYIELLAVADTLEYLKKGGRIGGLAALAGTILSVKPLFTIRNGKVDRFENVRTKRKALERIAEVVKTQWGPLERLAILHADSPDEAGELASMLASVFPLKDIYISMVGPVVGTYAGPKTLGVCAERKAI; this is encoded by the coding sequence ATGGGTCAAACGGTAAAAATCGTTACAGATAGCACATCAGACATGAGTCAGGAAGAAGCCGCAAAATATGGCATTACAGTAGTTCCCCTTACTGTAAACATGGATGATCAAATTTATCGCGATGGGATAGATATATTACCCCCAGAATTTTACAAAAGACTACCGAAACTTAGCAAAATGCCTACCACCAGCCAACCACCTGTTGGGTTGTTCCAACAAACCTTCGAAAAATTAACCTCTGACGGTTCTCAAGTAATATCGCTGCATATCTCCGGCGACCTCAGCGGAACTTTCAACAGCGCCAGTTTGGCAGCCCAAGGTTTTGCGCCCGGACAGGTGACCGTTATAGATACACGGTGGGTAACAGCAGCGTTGGCATTACCCGTGATAAAGGCAGCCGAGTTGGCGCGTAGCGGTAAGGAAGCTCCCGAAATCATCCAAACCATAAAAGATACGCTACCCTACATAGAGCTTCTGGCAGTAGCCGATACCCTTGAATACCTCAAAAAAGGGGGGCGTATTGGTGGGTTAGCGGCGCTGGCAGGTACAATTCTGAGCGTAAAACCGCTCTTTACAATCCGCAACGGTAAGGTTGACCGTTTTGAAAATGTACGCACCAAGCGGAAAGCTTTGGAAAGAATCGCCGAAGTGGTCAAAACCCAATGGGGTCCGTTAGAGCGATTGGCGATATTGCATGCCGATAGCCCGGACGAAGCGGGCGAGTTAGCTTCTATGTTAGCCTCCGTTTTCCCTCTAAAGGATATATATATTTCAATGGTAGGACCTGTCGTAGGAACTTACGCTGGACCTAAAACTCTGGGAGTTTGCGCCGAACGTAAGGCTATCTAA
- a CDS encoding IS3 family transposase gives MTTPRKKYSPTFKSQRVQEVLEGNKTLTQIASEYGIHPNMLTKWKQLALKGLPQSFDERTQKQIALLTAQYEQEKEQLYAEIGRLTTPLRWLGKKVKQALPRSVRLSLIETQKAELSLSKQSELLGISRSSLYYRSVAPTEREIELKHRIDEIYTVYPFYGYRRIHQQLLREGKHLNRKTVQNYMREMGLEAIYPGPNLSKRDQKQRVYPYLLRNLAITRPAQVFGTDITYIKLKHGWLYLVAVIDWYSRYVVSWELSDTLEIDFVLRTTERALAKIKPEIFNSDQGSHFTSPKYTALILGAGVKLSMDGRGRALDNVFTERLWRSLKYECVYLAQFENPKEAKLGIGEYFDFYNNTRPHQALKYQTPAQVYFNTVTPVIMLKS, from the coding sequence ATGACAACACCTAGAAAAAAGTATTCACCCACATTTAAGTCTCAAAGAGTGCAAGAAGTGCTGGAAGGTAATAAAACCCTTACCCAGATAGCTTCTGAATATGGTATTCATCCGAATATGCTCACTAAATGGAAACAACTGGCTCTAAAAGGTCTGCCACAATCCTTTGATGAGCGTACTCAGAAGCAAATCGCGCTGCTGACCGCACAGTACGAACAAGAAAAAGAACAACTTTACGCCGAAATAGGTCGCCTGACTACACCGCTCAGGTGGTTAGGAAAAAAAGTGAAGCAGGCTTTGCCCAGGTCGGTCAGATTAAGCCTAATCGAAACCCAAAAAGCTGAACTTTCACTCTCAAAACAAAGTGAGTTGCTAGGAATTAGCCGTTCCAGTTTGTACTACCGCTCAGTAGCACCAACCGAACGAGAAATTGAGCTCAAACACCGAATTGATGAGATTTACACCGTTTACCCTTTTTATGGATATCGGCGAATTCATCAACAATTACTGCGGGAAGGCAAGCACCTCAACCGCAAAACGGTGCAAAACTATATGCGGGAGATGGGGCTAGAAGCAATCTATCCTGGTCCTAATCTTTCGAAACGAGATCAAAAGCAGCGGGTATATCCCTATCTCTTAAGGAACCTGGCTATAACCAGACCCGCTCAGGTATTCGGTACCGACATCACATATATCAAGCTCAAACACGGTTGGCTTTATCTGGTGGCTGTCATCGACTGGTACAGCAGATATGTGGTAAGTTGGGAATTATCTGATACTTTGGAAATCGATTTTGTGCTTAGAACTACCGAGCGAGCGTTGGCGAAGATAAAACCGGAGATCTTTAACAGTGACCAAGGTAGTCATTTTACCAGTCCTAAATACACTGCTTTGATATTGGGCGCAGGTGTAAAGTTAAGTATGGATGGACGTGGGCGAGCACTAGATAATGTTTTCACCGAAAGGCTCTGGCGTTCCTTAAAATATGAGTGTGTTTATTTAGCACAATTTGAGAACCCCAAAGAAGCAAAGCTAGGGATTGGTGAGTATTTCGATTTCTACAATAATACTCGACCTCATCAGGCTTTGAAATATCAGACACCGGCTCAGGTTTATTTCAATACCGTGACACCAGTAATTATGTTAAAGAGCTAA
- a CDS encoding transposase translates to MSKKSASSGLASNARAHGLVILCDQLLHTQANLEILESEIAQLLQKDEAAKKLAEIPEFGPKTIAGLRAELGEVGRFTNCNQVVAYAGLDLTVKESGKWKGKVKLSKRGSGRLRRLLYMAALVSLRLKVSAFGDYYRELRKRGMNGRSALMAVMRKMLITAYSLLKNDSTFDPKKVWIGAKFVAKELPLVAQVA, encoded by the coding sequence TTGAGTAAAAAATCTGCCAGTAGTGGGCTTGCCAGTAATGCCCGTGCCCATGGCTTAGTGATTTTGTGCGACCAATTGCTACATACCCAGGCTAACCTTGAGATTTTAGAAAGTGAAATTGCTCAACTACTGCAAAAAGATGAAGCAGCCAAGAAGTTGGCTGAAATCCCCGAATTTGGACCAAAAACCATCGCAGGGTTACGGGCAGAGCTAGGCGAAGTTGGACGTTTTACCAATTGTAATCAGGTGGTGGCCTACGCTGGGCTAGATTTAACCGTGAAGGAAAGCGGAAAATGGAAAGGCAAGGTGAAACTTTCCAAGCGTGGCAGTGGTCGGTTGCGGCGCCTGTTATACATGGCGGCATTAGTCAGTTTGCGTCTTAAAGTATCTGCCTTTGGGGACTATTACCGCGAATTAAGGAAGCGTGGCATGAATGGGCGCAGTGCATTGATGGCGGTTATGCGTAAGATGTTAATCACAGCTTACTCTTTGTTAAAGAACGACAGCACCTTCGACCCGAAAAAAGTCTGGATCGGTGCTAAGTTTGTGGCCAAAGAGTTACCATTGGTTGCTCAGGTGGCTTGA
- a CDS encoding Hsp70 family protein — MLYGLDFGTSNSTISLFSEAEKRIITIPVEQGHERADIINTLIYIGRDGRQLIGREASDAYFKDNVGREVVKSKVNTGETFKSYVSVMGEVTESIVIEVDTGVPGRFFQSIKSFLGDEFYSGTEIWGKFMGIEELVALFLGELKKRADSYNGQAVDGVVLGRPVYFSPDGTGDEIAQERLREGAKLAGFKEIHFQYEPVAAALHYEKDMAQQEEFVLVFDFGGGTLDTSVIRVNPARINEGNRRDDILATSGRVIGGNTLDEEIMEQRLFKYFGENALWSEQRLRLPSYIFGMLRHWYTIPNLQVNRVYSFLEDISRMSDGRKQIKALDCLIRKNYGFALYQEIERAKVLLSSEWETRITFIEEAIAIDEYLSRINFETIITGYLKKIEQCIDETLTQAGIKPEQIQAVLRTGGSSNIPAVQKLLERKFGRRTLRFQDAFASVASGLGIAAARGTWFD, encoded by the coding sequence ATGTTATATGGTCTGGACTTTGGCACCAGCAACTCCACCATTTCACTCTTTTCCGAAGCTGAAAAACGGATTATTACTATTCCGGTTGAACAGGGTCACGAGCGCGCCGATATTATCAATACCCTGATTTACATAGGGCGCGATGGGCGACAGTTGATTGGGCGCGAAGCCAGCGATGCCTACTTTAAAGATAATGTTGGTCGTGAAGTAGTCAAATCAAAGGTCAATACAGGCGAAACCTTCAAGAGCTATGTTTCGGTAATGGGTGAAGTAACCGAGTCTATTGTTATTGAAGTGGATACCGGAGTACCGGGACGTTTTTTTCAGTCCATCAAATCTTTTCTGGGCGATGAATTTTACTCTGGGACTGAAATCTGGGGTAAATTTATGGGCATTGAGGAATTAGTGGCGCTCTTTCTAGGCGAGCTAAAGAAACGTGCCGATAGTTATAACGGACAAGCGGTGGATGGGGTGGTATTGGGTCGTCCGGTTTACTTTTCGCCGGATGGCACAGGTGACGAAATCGCACAAGAGCGGTTACGAGAAGGCGCAAAACTTGCCGGGTTTAAAGAGATACATTTTCAGTATGAGCCGGTGGCGGCGGCTCTCCACTATGAGAAGGATATGGCACAGCAGGAAGAATTTGTGCTGGTTTTCGATTTTGGCGGCGGCACGCTCGATACAAGCGTCATTCGGGTTAACCCTGCGCGTATAAACGAAGGAAACAGGCGTGACGATATATTGGCTACTAGCGGGCGCGTAATCGGCGGTAATACTCTTGACGAAGAAATTATGGAGCAACGCCTATTTAAATATTTTGGGGAGAATGCGCTCTGGAGTGAGCAGCGTTTGCGTTTGCCTAGCTATATCTTCGGTATGTTACGCCATTGGTACACGATTCCCAACCTTCAGGTCAACCGGGTTTACAGTTTTCTGGAAGACATCAGCCGCATGAGTGACGGGCGCAAGCAGATAAAGGCGCTGGATTGTCTGATACGCAAAAACTACGGCTTTGCGCTTTACCAAGAGATTGAACGGGCTAAAGTTTTACTTTCGAGCGAATGGGAAACCCGTATTACCTTCATTGAGGAGGCAATTGCTATTGACGAATATCTCAGCCGCATCAACTTTGAAACCATAATCACCGGCTATTTGAAGAAGATTGAACAGTGTATTGATGAAACGCTGACACAAGCCGGAATTAAGCCTGAGCAAATACAAGCGGTGTTACGAACCGGCGGTAGTAGCAATATCCCGGCGGTACAGAAGTTGCTGGAAAGAAAATTTGGACGGCGCACGCTACGTTTTCAGGATGCTTTCGCCAGTGTTGCCAGCGGGTTAGGGATTGCCGCCGCACGCGGCACATGGTTTGACTGA
- a CDS encoding transposase, producing the protein MQGRSFNPEFKLKIVRAVLSGEKTVIQVCREHNLSESLIHNWKKLYREKGEVAFTTATQSRITPVTTEQQEITALRQRVAELERLAGQQALEISILKKGIV; encoded by the coding sequence ATGCAGGGTAGAAGCTTTAATCCGGAGTTTAAGCTAAAAATAGTGAGAGCAGTACTGAGTGGGGAGAAAACCGTAATCCAAGTGTGCCGAGAGCATAATCTGAGTGAGAGCCTGATCCATAACTGGAAGAAATTATACCGGGAAAAGGGAGAAGTCGCCTTCACAACTGCTACCCAATCGCGCATTACTCCTGTTACCACTGAGCAGCAGGAGATAACCGCGCTGAGGCAGCGGGTAGCAGAACTGGAACGGCTGGCTGGTCAGCAGGCTCTTGAAATTTCTATTTTAAAAAAAGGGATTGTTTAG
- the rpmB gene encoding 50S ribosomal protein L28 → MIRKGGNSQLSGKCDVCGKIPGFGHNVSHSNRKTNRMWRPNIQVKTLQLKGDTAPVRHNVCTQCMRTMVKDRV, encoded by the coding sequence ATGATTCGTAAAGGGGGTAATTCGCAATTGTCCGGCAAATGTGATGTATGTGGTAAGATACCCGGTTTCGGGCATAATGTTAGCCATTCAAACAGAAAAACCAATCGCATGTGGCGACCAAATATACAGGTAAAGACCCTTCAGCTAAAGGGTGATACCGCACCGGTTAGGCATAATGTTTGCACTCAGTGCATGCGAACTATGGTAAAAGATAGAGTCTAG
- a CDS encoding DegV family protein, which produces MPGVRIVTDSTCDLPPELAQQYGIIVVPLQIHINGDNYLDRVEISVEEFHRRLANWPSNLPLPTTTHPRQEVFEDLYKQILKDGESVISIHHSAKLGGTFASAVAAKNSILAPTTQIAVIDSLTASFGLGIIAIEAAKRARKGAHHVELVRLINRMIYQTHVIFFTDTMTHITAGGRIGKAQAALGVTPSSNFRPLLRLEDGLIVPFERTRTRTKAIEGLCEFIEDFPHIDEMAIMHSNSASDVDTLLTRIAPVFPREKVFVGLFSPVLATHLGPGAMGVTVYEGGIF; this is translated from the coding sequence ATGCCGGGCGTTAGAATCGTCACCGATAGTACCTGCGACCTGCCACCAGAATTGGCTCAACAGTACGGCATAATCGTAGTCCCACTCCAGATTCATATCAACGGGGATAATTATCTGGACAGAGTAGAAATAAGTGTCGAAGAATTTCATCGTCGTTTGGCTAATTGGCCTTCAAACCTCCCTTTGCCGACAACCACCCATCCCCGGCAGGAGGTTTTTGAGGATTTGTACAAGCAGATTCTTAAAGATGGTGAAAGCGTCATTTCAATACACCACTCCGCAAAGCTAGGAGGTACATTTGCCTCAGCGGTAGCAGCTAAGAACAGTATTTTAGCACCTACAACCCAAATTGCAGTAATAGATTCACTAACTGCCAGCTTCGGTTTAGGTATAATTGCTATCGAAGCAGCCAAGCGTGCCCGCAAAGGGGCGCATCATGTGGAACTTGTACGGTTGATTAACCGCATGATCTATCAGACTCATGTAATCTTCTTTACAGATACCATGACTCATATCACTGCCGGCGGTCGTATCGGAAAGGCGCAGGCAGCGTTAGGCGTAACCCCTTCCAGCAATTTCCGTCCTCTTTTGCGCCTCGAAGATGGTTTGATTGTGCCGTTTGAGCGCACTCGTACCCGCACTAAAGCCATTGAAGGACTTTGTGAGTTCATCGAGGATTTCCCACACATTGATGAAATGGCGATAATGCATAGCAATAGCGCTAGCGATGTTGATACCTTATTAACGCGCATCGCTCCGGTTTTCCCAAGAGAAAAAGTCTTTGTGGGATTGTTCAGTCCGGTGCTTGCTACTCACCTTGGTCCGGGTGCAATGGGTGTAACTGTTTACGAAGGCGGCATCTTCTAA
- a CDS encoding TetR/AcrR family transcriptional regulator gives MARTDKNFGERKAEIIHAATQVFVKNGYEGTTNRLIAEEMKQKGGNFSPQLIYHYFESKEALFTAVMQQAAGLEDVGTHIRASMHLPPEQFLQVVASIYMNLMRDRVIASLFQINLIEGFKKPEITQLVAHVIVSAFVIPTNEYLYAMIEQGKLRRCHTGVILTQFFGTMTSLMIPIVRESQRIAPNPPMHRNQFIKEMVSNLLFGLSIEKK, from the coding sequence ATGGCACGAACTGACAAGAATTTTGGAGAGCGAAAAGCAGAGATTATTCACGCTGCAACCCAAGTCTTTGTAAAAAACGGCTATGAGGGTACAACCAATCGACTAATCGCGGAGGAAATGAAGCAAAAGGGCGGGAATTTCAGCCCTCAGCTAATTTACCACTATTTTGAAAGCAAGGAAGCGTTGTTCACAGCGGTTATGCAACAGGCTGCCGGCTTGGAAGACGTGGGAACCCATATTCGAGCCTCGATGCACCTGCCACCTGAGCAATTCTTGCAAGTGGTAGCCAGTATCTACATGAATCTGATGCGCGACCGTGTGATTGCCAGTCTATTCCAGATAAATCTTATAGAGGGTTTCAAAAAACCAGAAATTACCCAGTTGGTAGCGCATGTTATAGTTTCTGCGTTCGTGATACCTACTAATGAATATCTTTATGCAATGATAGAGCAAGGAAAGTTAAGGCGCTGTCATACCGGAGTAATCCTGACGCAGTTTTTTGGGACAATGACAAGCTTGATGATACCCATTGTTAGAGAATCACAAAGAATCGCGCCTAACCCACCCATGCATCGGAATCAGTTTATCAAGGAGATGGTCTCAAATCTTCTTTTTGGATTAAGTATCGAGAAAAAGTAA
- a CDS encoding IS3 family transposase: MIGGLYRLSQKQGLGYSLRKLCHLFRVNRAWYYQRQNKVEKANPEEESLKQRVEQILGTYSGYGYRRVTKALQKGGEKINHKRVRRLLKKWGLSWKRWKRRKPLISVNDPKAAREANRLVTAKQAGEINAPNRAWVGDVLFVATKKEEGYLATLLDGFSRKVVGWAVSRHNDTQLTLRTLQMAIGQRRPEAGLIHHTDKGSNYTSREYREQLTAIGAVVSHSQPGRPQQNGMAESFNKTVSYEKLYLEEFQNLAEVAVGLEHWLERIYNEGRLHSSLGYLAPVEFEHNWLAQKQLECGLVI; this comes from the coding sequence ATGATCGGTGGGTTATACCGGCTCAGCCAAAAGCAAGGACTGGGCTATTCTCTGAGGAAATTATGTCACCTGTTTAGGGTCAATCGGGCTTGGTATTACCAACGCCAAAATAAGGTGGAAAAAGCCAACCCGGAGGAGGAAAGCCTGAAGCAACGGGTGGAGCAAATACTAGGTACTTACAGCGGCTATGGCTATCGGCGCGTAACCAAAGCCTTACAGAAGGGTGGGGAAAAGATCAACCACAAGCGAGTGAGGCGCTTGCTGAAGAAATGGGGTTTAAGCTGGAAACGGTGGAAAAGGAGAAAACCACTGATTAGTGTCAATGATCCTAAAGCTGCCAGAGAGGCAAATCGGTTGGTGACGGCTAAACAAGCTGGGGAGATCAACGCCCCGAATCGGGCTTGGGTAGGGGATGTGTTGTTCGTAGCCACCAAAAAAGAGGAAGGTTACCTAGCAACTTTATTGGATGGGTTCAGCCGGAAAGTGGTGGGTTGGGCAGTGAGCCGTCACAATGATACTCAGTTGACCCTGCGGACCTTGCAAATGGCAATAGGGCAGAGGCGACCAGAAGCAGGTTTGATCCATCACACCGACAAGGGCTCGAACTACACCAGTCGAGAGTATCGTGAGCAGTTAACTGCAATCGGGGCGGTAGTAAGCCACAGCCAACCGGGGCGACCACAGCAGAACGGGATGGCGGAGAGCTTTAACAAGACGGTTAGTTATGAGAAACTCTATTTAGAAGAATTTCAGAATTTGGCAGAGGTAGCAGTGGGTTTGGAACATTGGCTAGAACGGATTTATAATGAAGGTCGCTTACATTCGTCTTTGGGTTACTTAGCCCCAGTAGAATTTGAACATAACTGGTTGGCTCAAAAGCAGCTAGAATGTGGTCTGGTCATATAG
- a CDS encoding transposase, translating into MQGRSFNPEFKLKIVRAVLSGEKTVIQVCREHNLSESLIHNWKKLYREKGEVAFTTATQSRTTPATTEQQEITALRQRVAELERLAGQQALEISILKKVSEMLNTSASPNGVK; encoded by the coding sequence ATGCAGGGAAGAAGCTTTAATCCCGAGTTTAAGCTAAAAATAGTGAGAGCAGTACTGAGCGGGGAGAAAACCGTAATCCAAGTGTGCCGAGAGCATAATCTGAGTGAGAGCCTGATCCATAACTGGAAGAAATTATACCGGGAAAAGGGAGAAGTCGCCTTCACAACTGCTACCCAATCCCGTACTACCCCTGCTACCACTGAGCAGCAGGAGATAACCGCTCTCAGGCAGCGGGTAGCAGAACTGGAACGGCTGGCTGGTCAGCAGGCTCTTGAAATTTCTATCTTAAAAAAAGTCTCGGAGATGCTGAATACCTCAGCGTCGCCCAACGGTGTGAAATGA
- a CDS encoding DAK2 domain-containing protein, with protein sequence MDSDNTTTVESRIAAHPTHLWNGSNLKEALLASSTWLKEHTDAINALNVFPVPDGDTGTNMTRTMEAAVAEIEPIDDGTAEYVTKRLSYGALMGARGNSGVILSQIIRGLADGMVGKDTITAHDFAHALVKAKDMAYKAVMKPVEGTMLTVVREAAEAAVKAADFKNDFLHVLSETVAAAKASVQRTPQLLATLREAGVVDAGGHGLFVILEGFLKHLRGEKLIKTELSEVEKAKPQFTVNSEEEHEMDEYGYCTNFMLYAEKPIVFEEVRDKIAAMGNSAVIVGDETMVKVHIHTENPGAIISFATSLGSLGQIKLDNMSLQHEEAFLKDKGAKQENGVAHNEDFIEPSGSISIVSVVPGAGLVEVFRALGTNAVVHGGQTMNPSTQEMLKAVDSLPTDEVIILPNNKNIIMVANQVRNLSKKKVAVVPSATLPQGISALNRFNAVESLEENVDSMTTSLKEVQTGEVTRAVRTATINGIQVNEGQWIGLLNDELSIAAESKEETVWGLLLQMAASRYELLTFYFGRDVSQAEAEIFQAQVEARFPNQAVQMVPGGQPHYHYIISAE encoded by the coding sequence TTGGACAGCGATAATACAACCACAGTAGAGTCCAGGATTGCAGCCCACCCCACTCATCTCTGGAACGGTTCTAATTTAAAAGAAGCGCTCTTAGCCTCTAGTACATGGCTTAAAGAACATACTGATGCCATTAACGCGCTTAATGTTTTCCCTGTTCCCGATGGGGATACCGGAACAAATATGACTCGGACTATGGAAGCGGCGGTCGCTGAAATAGAACCTATTGATGATGGCACAGCCGAATATGTAACCAAACGTCTTAGCTACGGGGCGCTGATGGGCGCGCGTGGCAACAGCGGGGTCATTCTAAGCCAGATTATTCGCGGGCTGGCAGATGGAATGGTCGGAAAAGATACCATTACCGCTCACGACTTTGCGCATGCATTGGTAAAAGCAAAGGATATGGCTTACAAAGCCGTTATGAAGCCGGTAGAAGGTACAATGCTAACGGTGGTACGCGAAGCGGCGGAAGCGGCGGTTAAAGCTGCCGATTTCAAGAATGATTTTTTGCATGTGCTTTCTGAAACGGTTGCTGCCGCCAAAGCCTCTGTACAACGCACCCCCCAACTACTGGCAACCTTGCGAGAAGCCGGGGTGGTAGATGCCGGTGGGCACGGTCTTTTTGTTATACTTGAAGGCTTCCTCAAACATTTACGAGGAGAGAAACTGATAAAGACCGAGCTTAGCGAAGTTGAAAAAGCCAAGCCACAATTCACCGTCAACTCCGAAGAAGAACATGAAATGGACGAATACGGATATTGTACAAATTTCATGTTATACGCAGAAAAGCCGATTGTTTTTGAAGAAGTACGCGATAAAATTGCAGCAATGGGCAACAGCGCTGTAATAGTGGGTGACGAAACAATGGTCAAGGTGCATATCCACACTGAAAATCCCGGGGCAATTATTTCATTTGCTACCTCGCTCGGCTCATTAGGTCAAATTAAGCTAGACAATATGAGTCTCCAACACGAAGAAGCTTTTCTCAAGGATAAAGGCGCAAAGCAGGAAAATGGGGTCGCCCATAACGAGGATTTCATTGAACCTAGCGGTTCAATTTCAATTGTTAGTGTAGTTCCCGGTGCGGGCCTGGTAGAGGTGTTCCGTGCGCTCGGTACAAACGCTGTAGTTCATGGCGGGCAAACCATGAATCCCAGTACACAAGAAATGTTAAAAGCAGTGGATAGCTTGCCAACCGATGAGGTTATTATTCTACCTAATAACAAAAATATCATCATGGTAGCCAATCAAGTGCGTAACCTTTCGAAAAAGAAAGTTGCTGTAGTACCTTCTGCGACTTTGCCACAGGGTATATCTGCGCTCAACCGTTTTAACGCAGTAGAGTCGCTGGAAGAAAATGTTGATAGTATGACTACCAGTTTGAAAGAAGTCCAAACCGGTGAGGTAACTCGTGCTGTTCGTACTGCTACTATCAACGGCATCCAAGTTAATGAGGGTCAGTGGATTGGTCTTCTAAACGACGAATTAAGTATAGCCGCCGAAAGCAAGGAAGAAACCGTATGGGGCTTACTCCTTCAGATGGCAGCCAGTCGATACGAGTTACTGACTTTCTATTTCGGTAGGGATGTCAGTCAGGCTGAAGCAGAAATATTTCAAGCGCAGGTAGAAGCACGCTTCCCAAACCAGGCGGTTCAGATGGTTCCGGGAGGGCAGCCTCATTATCACTATATTATATCGGCTGAATAG